In Roseimicrobium gellanilyticum, the following are encoded in one genomic region:
- a CDS encoding NAD(P)H-dependent oxidoreductase — protein MKRILVLFAHPRLRRSRIQRALADSVRGVEGVTFHDLYEAYPDFHIDVAHEQKLLTEHDIIVCQHPFYWYSTPAILKQWEDLVLEHGWAYGKDGTALRDKCWMHVMSTGGSAEAYCCSGQNRYTIRQLLAPLEQTAMLCGMTFLPPLVVHSSFRVGDLELHNHARQYRTLLESLRDGRLDPAELAAAECLNLEL, from the coding sequence ATGAAACGCATCCTGGTTCTCTTCGCGCACCCGCGCCTGCGTCGCTCGCGTATCCAGCGGGCGCTGGCGGACTCCGTGCGTGGCGTGGAAGGGGTGACCTTTCACGACCTGTATGAGGCGTATCCGGATTTCCATATCGACGTGGCACATGAGCAGAAGCTGCTCACCGAGCATGACATCATTGTGTGCCAGCATCCCTTCTACTGGTACTCCACGCCCGCCATTCTGAAGCAATGGGAGGACCTGGTGCTGGAACACGGCTGGGCCTATGGGAAAGATGGCACCGCACTGCGCGACAAGTGCTGGATGCACGTGATGAGCACCGGTGGGAGTGCGGAGGCGTACTGCTGCTCGGGGCAAAATCGCTACACCATCCGCCAGCTCCTCGCCCCACTGGAACAAACGGCCATGCTGTGTGGCATGACCTTCCTCCCGCCACTCGTCGTACACAGTTCGTTTCGAGTAGGTGATCTGGAATTGCACAATCATGCGCGACAATATCGGACTCTGCTGGAAAGTCTGCGCGATGGGCGCCTCGATCCCGCGGAGCTGGCCGCGGCAGAATGCCTGAACCTGGAGCTCTAG